The Paralichthys olivaceus isolate ysfri-2021 chromosome 2, ASM2471397v2, whole genome shotgun sequence genomic interval GTACCTACACAGGTGTTATTATGGAGCGTCCATCCTGCTCTGCATCCCTCACACTGATCATTCTCTGGGCCTGAACACTTGCTGCAGGCGCCAGGACAGCTGTGCACCTGAGCTgccaacacacaacacagccaAGCCGCCTGCAGCAGCTTCCCATGAGCCGTCCAAAGTCTCATCTGGTCCAGAAAACAAGTTTGTTTGCAACCTCCATAAATATCACATAGTTTAACAAGTTTGTTAAATAATGCTTGAAAGTTGAGATCGAACAACTGGCATCAAACTCCTGTCGAAGTCAGACAGAGCCGACTGTTGGTGGCAACATGAGAACATCTACTCTCGTGCCGAATTCAGGTACTTGACACTTTACATCTTTGCACATCACTTCATACAATTTCACTAAATTTCAATGGTAGGGCTTTACATCTATATTATCATTAAAGGATGTTGGAAGGGCTGCAGCACCCCCTATTGTCAAAAGGTGTAACTAAACAAATCTATTAGAAAAACGTATGGcctatatattttataattaccaTTTAATAGGTTTATATTAATAGATGGAGGAGGAACCTGCATTCTAAGTTGCTTTCACATGCAGCAATATTGTGTTCAGGTTTGCAGTTTGTTGTGTAAATACTAAAACCAAGAATGTGACCCTGTCCCCCTGCATTTACATACCACCCTCATGTCTGACTGACGTTCAGCATCCGTCTGTTTTTACTTCACTACATTCAGGTCCAGCTCCTTCATTATTTCACACGTTTCCTGTTTACAAACTACAACAGTATTAGTTATAATTACTTGTTCAAACTACTCATCTGAAatgaaatttgtttttccaGTAGTTTTATCAATAATATTTCTGTACTTtaattttgaattgaatttgaattgtaACAGAGATCTTTCACACTGTGGTATTTATTATGGATTTATTTAGCTTCAGCGAGGACTTATTCCACCACTGTGTGGCGCTGCTAGAAACACAGAGATACATTGGAAGGTGATTATCTGCAGGGTCCTGCCTCTCTCTTCCTTACGTTACAAATCAGGGTCATACATGGTGTTACTATGGAGACTCGTTTCATGTAACTTTTATCATGTAAAAATCAAATGTACACATTGAGTCACACTCTGACACATCTACTCACAGTCATTCTAACAATGGAAACAACTGTAACAGCAAACCAGCTCTGAAGTCGACCCGGAAACACGATGTACAAGTGAATTTCAAGTTACTGGTTTTATTTACCTCCTTCAAGAGCGTCGACTTCACTCAGGACTGTTCGGAGTTTCTacactttgtgtttcatttataGCCTCAAACATCCCGAGCGAGGGGAGCATACATCAGTTTCTTTGCACCGCCCTGCCAGGATGTGATATAATAAGTAACGAGCGCTTCTCTGACGCTTGGCTGCACGAATCAAATGCGCGTTTAaagacagccaatcagaggccgaGCTCTGCCACACGCTGGAATAAGCAACGTTATTTATAGACAGTTTATTTAAAGACAAGTGTGGACGCTCTTACAGTCTCTATCTGCTCTGTGGGACTGTAGGTTGAGTTAAAGTTCATCCATTTGCAGCTTGAAGGAAGAGTTTGGGGATATTTTATATCCAACACATGATCAAAAACATTTAGTAAAAAAGACCAAAGCAAACAAGGAATTAGTGGCTGTTGTTCATTCCTCCCAGTCCTCGTTGTTATCAAGAAACAAGTTCAAAGTCACCAGTGATTCCTAGTTGTTTCACTGGATTTCCCCTATACGCCCCTGTAATCATCACCTGCAGTCCAAAGAAATCCCATTCAAAACCCTGCAGGGTCTGACGGCTCCAGAAAAGTCAactgctccttctcctctctaCTCCATAAGTTTCTCAATCACTCCATGATTTCATCACCCTCTGGCACTGTACTGGTCCACTCGGAGGGTCTAGCCGCCGAGGAGTCGGGAGCAGCGGACCTAGACACCTACAGATGGTCACCCTCGACAAAACAGGAGCATAGAGGGGGTTTTACACCTCAAGCGAGACTCCAGTGTGGAGCTCCACACTAAATCCCAGTGAGTTTTACCAGGGTACAGTATTAGGCTGCAGTTCTATACATGTGGTTGGTTTAACACCTGTTCTTGCAAGACAGAGGTTTTTGCTACTTAAAaccagaaatatatatttaatggaTATCTCAATATTATATTCAACATTATTTCAATCAAAATACAGGAAATGTaaactttaacattttacatgGACATAAAAAGTCTGGAAGGTATTAAGGGATAGATTCATGCATTCACTGTGGATTTTGGTCTCAATGGGATCAGTTGATGATATAGAATATTGTCCACCTTTCAGAGTGTCTGATTGTTACATCACTTGTACGCACATGTCCTTCATTTCCATTCATGGAAACTTTAAGGGTGTTGACTCCAAGTTTTATCCACTCCAATATATTTACATAGTGACGTCTTTTGCTGGTCTGATCCCTCTTTAGTCTTTGTTCTCCATCCATCTGATCTGTTCCATTTCCATCCTGTCCGTGTCTTTCCACCTGATCTCCTCCTTGTCCTGCCCAGACGTAGTTCAGTTAAGAGGGCCTGGTTCTGAGCAGGAAGCTGGAACAGAGGCAGCCCCTGAAGCAGCTCTGGTAGGTTCCTGTTGCTGCTTGGACTTGAGTCAAATTTCACCAGAAGAAAACGTTCTCCAGCCCTGCCCTGCTGCTTGTCCGCTTGAATGAGGCACAGAGAGGCTGTGAACACGTCGGAGTAAGGGGACCATATCTGAGGGAGGCCCTCGTCTGCCATCTTTTTGGCAGTGATAACCCTCTTATGGTAATGCGACCATTCCTCCGTTCTCTCTAAGGCTTTCTGGGTCAAAACAACCACAACTCGGTCCCCCTTGgtgttctgctgcagcagctgggagTGCAACCATGGCAGAGGTCCCAGAGTGCACTGCTCCTTCCTGCTCCACTGGTCCACGGACACACTGAAGCCTTGGATGCAGAGCAGAGAGCCGAGTCGACAAACTGACTCAGAAACACCATCATCCACATCTGGGGGGCTCAGCAGCAAAACGTGTCCCTCTCTGCCAACTACAAAGGGGGGATGAATTTCAGAGTTTGCtctattgtatattttataggaaaagtagaaaaaaaacttaCTCTTCACAAATCCACCATGATGCCAGCTCCACACCCATTCTATAAAAGACAGagaatcaaagaaatataaattgcGGTCAAATTCACATATAAGGGTATACTTAATATCTTAATATAAAATTGGTGGAAGGGTTGGGTACGGGCcaaaaaagaacccattaacttttggagcagaCTCAGTGAAAGGAGCAATtccaagattttctttttcactttctttaacatcatGAAATAAGACGCTTTCAACATTCTATAGAGTTTGTtgagaaataatgcagagataTTAATGAACATGTGAAGTTTGATCTGGATGTATCTGATCTAAATTCGGGTACTTGCATGATGTTGATATAGTGGCCAATCAGACGTGAAGGAGGTAAGTGCACTACGAATTAGCTTTTAGTTTATTATGAGTTGGTTACAAAAACACTGCTCTCTCTTCATATCATGTTTTGTAGTATTTCCTAAATATTGTTACACATTTACcacttaatgaaaaaaaaaaaaagatagaaaatataaaactcaCTCTTGACAAAGCCGTGAAGTATATAGAATACAAGCATAGACAAGCAAACCAGCAACATGACAAAGACAACCAGGAGACTCCAGCGCCACCTGTCAGCTGAAATGAGAACAAAACCGAATATTAGTTTTTTCTGTACATTGTGTATTATACATGAGctaaatacagtatattatgcCTCAGTGTCAATTTGTTTCACTGTCACTTACTGTCTTTAAAACAGAAAGGACCCAGCTCATGTCCCATTCCCTTTACTTTCACCTGCACAAATAGATAAACATGGATAAGTTATTCAGATTCAGTTATTATACTGTACGACTCTGTGGCTGACCGCCGAGAATACGTTACCATAACACATGGAAACAGCTGAAGGTCAATGTCTTCAAACGACCCTGTTTTCTCCTGAGGAGGACAAAGTTGTGAATCTCATTAGTTTCCTGTAAATGCTGTGCAGCTACACATTGcccagacacagaaacaaattcCAGGTTCTAATGGAGAtctcacattttttaattatacCAAATCTCTGAAATGTATGAATATGGAAAGTTGATGTTTAAGAAACATTTTTGAAAGATTTTGACATGATGAATATTACAATTTAATTCAATGGTGCAGCCATAGAAACATGGATATTGCATGCAGCATTATGTAGCTTCAAATAACTACGTTTTTCCTTACCCAGAGTCCTTTGCTGTTTTGTCTCCACGGTTTATTTGCCAGCTGTTGTCTGAGGCCCCTCATCTCCCTGCAGCTGTCCTCCTTACGACAGGGCCACACCTCACCCTccagcctgcagggggcagaCAGGTTCCACAGTAGCAGTGTGCCATGCTGGTTGGTTTGACCCTGGCCCACAGACACTGACACGTTCTGCCACACGTTCCTCTGAGAGAAATCTGGACACattggaaacaacaacaacataccGAAGATGAAAATAACTCACTCGTCGGCCTTGTACACTTAAATTAAAAAGGAGACCTAATGGCTTCTCACCCATGTTTGTGAAGGGGCATCTTTGAGAGCGCATTAAGTTCTGATCATACCATGTctaaaacaaccaaaacatgTCAGTCACATCAGGACGCAGCACTGTTGATATGTCAGTTGTATGTTATCATGATGTGTTGGTGACTGTACCTGGAGACACATGCAGTGGGTCACAGAATGGAGGGGGATGGTCTTCCTGTTCCAGCTCTACACAGTGAATAGATTCAGAGAAAAGAATGTGTGTAAAAGGTGACtgcaaatattttacttttgggAAACAGTTTGATGAGAAGATGCTATCTGTTTGTTAAACATTGGAAAACAGGCGCAAACAGTGTGCCTGGCTCTGTCTGATGTTACAGCTGGACTCTGAACCAAGCAGTAAACACATGGAGTCTCTCCTGGTTGCTTAGCATCCAAAGAATAGTCTGGAAGTTGTAACATTTAACTCACTGCCAACAAACATATGTGAAAAACTGTTGAACTGTTCCACTGCATAACCCaactgtatataaatgtgttaaaGTTAGCTCTACCGCCACCAACTCGTTTACATTATATTGAATATGTATGttcatac includes:
- the il17rc gene encoding uncharacterized protein il17rc; this translates as MFLPGWLIWWVLLTLSPSACSFEISGYESDEIICSQGLSDCTMKDEIINLDKNYGVDVQNLTANFKLCSDTNELCSLCLVIDTELHIRLDNGTEDKGHSGQSEEARKRLEPTVDDYFIHQGSLTVCYHIASTMPICKKVEFSVNRTAVTQQNRAKVSMVITKPAGVSFSSKVFVYLDSGLPPQTVDAPSLEKVCSMELKKCVKECQVPKFSILKEKNHVELQFGGRDNGRPSVCIQHEQNGVCQSWNRKTIPLHSVTHCMCLQTWYDQNLMRSQRCPFTNMDFSQRNVWQNVSVSVGQGQTNQHGTLLLWNLSAPCRLEGEVWPCRKEDSCREMRGLRQQLANKPWRQNSKGLWEKTGSFEDIDLQLFPCVMVKVKGMGHELGPFCFKDTDRWRWSLLVVFVMLLVCLSMLVFYILHGFVKKWVWSWHHGGFVKIGREGHVLLLSPPDVDDGVSESVCRLGSLLCIQGFSVSVDQWSRKEQCTLGPLPWLHSQLLQQNTKGDRVVVVLTQKALERTEEWSHYHKRVITAKKMADEGLPQIWSPYSDVFTASLCLIQADKQQGRAGERFLLVKFDSSPSSNRNLPELLQGLPLFQLPAQNQALLTELRLGRTRRRSGGKTRTGWKWNRSDGWRTKTKEGSDQQKTSLCKYIGVDKTWSQHP